From the genome of Phytohabitans rumicis, one region includes:
- a CDS encoding VOC family protein, which translates to MTSSSGSTLPQARWTHVALPVGDLDKSIEFYTSLTPLVVVDRFEDADGESAWLSNDKQVETPFVLVLVGFNKDKGGQHGVLKPFAHIGVEVPNRSDVDELAAKARELGVLHWEPQYVNEQVGYVCALRDPDGNVIEISHDQKVFETVRKLWGSGS; encoded by the coding sequence ATGACGTCCTCATCCGGATCAACCCTGCCCCAGGCTCGCTGGACCCATGTGGCGCTGCCGGTGGGCGACCTGGACAAGTCGATCGAGTTCTACACCTCCCTGACGCCGCTCGTCGTGGTCGACCGCTTCGAGGACGCGGACGGGGAGAGCGCCTGGCTGTCGAACGACAAGCAGGTGGAGACGCCGTTCGTGCTGGTGCTCGTCGGCTTCAACAAGGACAAGGGCGGGCAGCACGGGGTGCTCAAGCCGTTCGCGCACATCGGCGTGGAGGTGCCCAACCGCTCCGACGTGGACGAGCTCGCCGCCAAGGCCCGGGAGTTGGGCGTGCTGCACTGGGAGCCGCAGTACGTCAACGAGCAGGTCGGCTACGTCTGCGCGCTGCGCGACCCGGACGGCAACGTCATCGAGATCTCCCACGACCAGAAGGTCTTCGAGACCGTCCGCAAGCTGTGGGGGAGCGGGTCCTGA
- a CDS encoding ABC transporter permease, with protein sequence MISDVETILSSGVRLTAPLAFAACGEYLAERAGTLNISVEAMMLGAAFGSIATASATGSATTGLLAGVLIGVVIGWIHGNLSHRAEINTFVVGLVLNALALGLTSYLITTSTFEGHQVWQVSIPVLRDIPLIGQPFFVERWPVYLLLVLIPLTWWLVERSRWGLELRAVGENPQAADVTGIRVNKRRRQALLWCGALAGLGGAYLAVGEVGSFNQNMTAGRGYIVIAAVIFGAWRLGRTLLGCLVFGLADAMRLALPALGITLNSQLLVAAPYLLALLAMLVFSTQHREPRALGQPFERRST encoded by the coding sequence GTGATCAGCGACGTCGAGACCATCCTCTCCAGCGGGGTACGCCTCACCGCGCCGCTCGCGTTCGCCGCCTGCGGGGAGTACCTGGCCGAGCGGGCCGGCACCCTCAACATCTCCGTCGAGGCGATGATGCTGGGCGCCGCGTTCGGGTCGATCGCCACCGCGAGCGCCACCGGCAGCGCCACCACCGGGCTGCTCGCGGGCGTGCTGATCGGCGTCGTGATCGGCTGGATCCACGGCAACCTGTCGCACCGCGCCGAGATCAACACGTTCGTCGTCGGTCTGGTGCTTAACGCCCTGGCGCTCGGCCTCACCAGCTACCTGATCACGACGAGCACGTTCGAGGGCCACCAGGTCTGGCAGGTGAGCATCCCGGTGCTGCGGGACATCCCGCTGATCGGCCAGCCCTTCTTCGTCGAGCGCTGGCCGGTGTACCTGCTGCTCGTGCTCATCCCGCTCACCTGGTGGCTGGTCGAGCGCAGCCGCTGGGGCCTGGAGCTACGCGCCGTCGGCGAGAACCCGCAGGCCGCCGACGTCACCGGCATCCGGGTCAACAAGCGCCGCCGCCAGGCCCTGCTGTGGTGCGGCGCGCTGGCCGGGCTCGGCGGGGCGTACCTGGCCGTGGGGGAGGTCGGCTCGTTCAACCAGAACATGACCGCCGGCCGCGGCTACATCGTGATCGCGGCGGTCATCTTCGGCGCCTGGCGGCTCGGCCGCACGCTCCTCGGCTGCCTGGTCTTCGGCCTGGCCGACGCGATGCGGCTCGCCCTGCCCGCGCTGGGCATCACGCTGAACTCCCAGCTCCTGGTAGCGGCGCCATACCTGCTGGCCCTACTGGCGATGCTCGTCTTCTCGACCCAACACCGCGAGCCCCGCGCGCTGGGCCAACCCTTCGAACGCCGCTCCACCTAA
- a CDS encoding ABC transporter permease, whose translation MIARLTTVVGWRVAAATAAGVVVALALSALLIAATGGSPSGALEALYRGSVADQTAWTSTLLFTAPLLLVAVGACVSARSGYFNIGQEGQVLIGALAGAWVALRLAVAGPILLILTLAFAALAAGAWAGLSALMHRLRGVNVVVSTLLMTFLAQQLVAFAVNQSWFLQESRVGDAVASPQSNQVPVGARLTSFGEYPNLQLNLGLFIAIAAAVLIAVAMARTRWGFRLTMLGLNPVTAKHAGVRVAALGGLALAISGAFAGLAGAVLLTSPVGTNRLQPGMSINIGWDGLLVALVARNRPLLAMPVALFFGVLRSGGGFLAATGVPSFLVDVVKSLLVLAFVAPPVVVSLWRRRSVPEGVPA comes from the coding sequence ATGATCGCTCGCTTGACCACCGTCGTCGGCTGGCGGGTCGCCGCCGCCACCGCGGCCGGCGTGGTCGTGGCGCTGGCGCTGTCGGCGCTGCTGATCGCGGCCACCGGCGGCTCGCCGTCCGGCGCGCTGGAGGCCCTCTACCGGGGCAGCGTCGCCGACCAGACCGCCTGGACCTCGACCCTGCTGTTCACCGCGCCGCTGCTGCTCGTCGCCGTCGGCGCCTGCGTCAGCGCCCGCTCCGGCTACTTCAACATCGGCCAGGAGGGCCAGGTGCTGATCGGCGCGCTCGCCGGCGCCTGGGTCGCCCTGCGGCTGGCCGTCGCCGGGCCGATCCTGCTGATCCTCACGCTCGCGTTCGCCGCGCTGGCCGCCGGCGCCTGGGCCGGGCTCAGCGCCCTGATGCACCGGCTGCGCGGCGTGAACGTCGTGGTCAGCACCCTGCTCATGACGTTCCTGGCGCAGCAGCTGGTCGCGTTCGCGGTCAACCAGTCGTGGTTCCTGCAGGAGTCCCGGGTCGGCGACGCGGTCGCCTCCCCGCAGTCCAACCAGGTCCCGGTGGGCGCCCGGCTGACCTCGTTCGGCGAGTACCCGAACCTCCAGCTCAACCTGGGACTCTTCATCGCGATCGCGGCCGCCGTGCTGATCGCGGTGGCGATGGCGCGCACCCGGTGGGGGTTCCGGCTCACCATGCTCGGGCTCAACCCGGTCACGGCCAAGCACGCCGGCGTACGCGTCGCCGCCCTCGGCGGGCTGGCCCTGGCCATCTCCGGGGCGTTCGCCGGGCTGGCCGGGGCGGTCCTGCTGACCAGCCCGGTCGGCACCAACCGGCTGCAGCCCGGCATGTCCATCAACATCGGCTGGGACGGCCTGCTGGTCGCCCTGGTCGCCCGCAACCGGCCGCTGCTGGCCATGCCGGTCGCGCTGTTCTTCGGCGTACTGCGCTCCGGCGGCGGCTTCCTCGCCGCGACCGGCGTGCCGTCGTTCCTGGTCGACGTCGTCAAGTCGCTGCTCGTGCTCGCGTTCGTGGCGCCGCCCGTGGTGGTGTCCCTGTGGCGCCGCCGGTCCGTCCCCGAGGGGGTTCCCGCGTGA
- a CDS encoding aldo/keto reductase, producing the protein MQYRTLGRTGVEVSSLCLGTMMFGAWGNTDEAECHKIVHDALDAGINVIDTADVYAAGQSEEILGRALAGRRDDVILATKFHEALPDVDRNRRGNSRRWIVTAVEDSLRRLGTDWIDVYQVHRPDPRTDIDETLGALTDLVRQGKVRYIGTSNFPADEIVEAQWVAERRQRERFTVEQLPYSLFARHAEAAALPTCARYGLGVLAWSPLNGGWLTGKYRAGGAPASDSRASRNAEHFDFRAEAVRARKLALVEEVAAIAADAGLSMIDLALGFVLAHGAVTSAIIGPRTLTQLHSQLGAGEVVLPADVLDRLDALVPPGTLVNPADAGHVRPFTR; encoded by the coding sequence ATGCAGTATCGAACGCTTGGGCGTACCGGGGTCGAGGTGAGCTCGCTGTGCCTCGGCACGATGATGTTCGGCGCGTGGGGCAACACCGACGAGGCCGAGTGCCACAAGATCGTCCATGACGCGCTGGACGCCGGCATCAACGTGATCGACACCGCCGACGTGTACGCCGCCGGCCAGTCCGAGGAGATCCTCGGGCGGGCGCTCGCCGGGCGGCGGGACGACGTGATCCTGGCGACGAAGTTCCACGAGGCGCTCCCCGACGTGGACCGCAACCGGCGGGGCAACTCGCGGCGCTGGATCGTCACCGCCGTCGAAGACAGCCTGCGCCGGCTGGGCACCGACTGGATCGACGTCTACCAGGTGCACCGCCCCGACCCGCGCACCGACATCGACGAGACCCTGGGCGCGCTGACCGACCTCGTACGCCAGGGCAAGGTCCGGTACATCGGCACCTCCAACTTCCCGGCCGACGAGATCGTCGAGGCGCAGTGGGTGGCCGAACGCCGGCAGCGGGAACGCTTCACCGTCGAGCAGCTCCCGTACTCGCTGTTCGCCCGGCACGCCGAGGCCGCCGCCCTGCCCACCTGCGCCCGGTACGGCCTGGGCGTACTGGCCTGGAGCCCGCTCAACGGCGGCTGGCTCACCGGCAAGTACCGGGCCGGCGGCGCACCGGCTTCGGACTCGCGTGCCAGCCGGAACGCGGAGCACTTCGACTTCCGCGCCGAGGCGGTGCGAGCCCGCAAGCTGGCGCTGGTCGAGGAGGTGGCCGCGATCGCCGCCGACGCCGGCCTGTCCATGATCGACCTGGCGCTCGGCTTCGTCCTGGCCCACGGCGCGGTCACGTCCGCCATCATCGGCCCCCGCACCCTCACCCAGCTGCACAGCCAACTGGGCGCCGGCGAGGTGGTCCTCCCGGCGGACGTCCTGGACCGCCTCGACGCCCTGGTCCCACCCGGCACCCTGGTAAACCCCGCCGACGCCGGCCACGTCCGCCCCTTCACCCGCTGA
- a CDS encoding IclR family transcriptional regulator produces the protein MLGEDREGADAAPTIQTVQRAALILSAFTVSQPHLSLREITNRLGASKATAHRYTKALRAANLLRYDERTALYSLGPQVLTLAASARAGLPIVTVAEPYLEKLVRTVDETVVLSVWDGETATVVRSADNTDHVIRISVRAGSRLDLTTSAQGRVFCAYLPPDEVPGLPKLLRQSPELREELAAIRAQGLSVNSPALNGVRTIAAPVFEGGVIVATMAIVGTTVNVPCEVDSPMAVALRESTEALSRHLGSLTPLDE, from the coding sequence ATGCTGGGGGAGGACCGAGAGGGCGCCGATGCCGCGCCTACCATCCAGACCGTCCAGCGCGCCGCCCTCATCCTGAGCGCGTTCACGGTGAGCCAGCCGCATCTGAGCCTGCGCGAGATCACCAACCGGCTCGGGGCCAGCAAGGCGACCGCGCACCGCTACACCAAGGCGCTGCGCGCGGCCAATCTCCTGCGGTACGACGAGCGCACCGCGCTGTACTCGCTCGGCCCGCAGGTGCTGACGCTGGCCGCCTCGGCGCGCGCCGGACTGCCGATCGTGACGGTGGCCGAGCCGTACCTGGAAAAGCTGGTCCGGACGGTCGACGAGACCGTCGTGCTGAGCGTCTGGGACGGCGAGACCGCGACGGTGGTCCGCTCGGCGGACAACACCGACCACGTGATCCGGATCAGCGTGCGGGCCGGTTCCCGGCTCGACCTCACCACGTCGGCGCAGGGCCGGGTGTTCTGCGCGTACCTGCCGCCCGACGAGGTGCCCGGCCTGCCGAAGTTGCTGCGCCAGTCGCCGGAGCTGCGCGAGGAGCTGGCCGCGATCCGTGCCCAGGGATTGTCGGTCAACTCGCCGGCGCTCAACGGCGTCCGCACCATCGCGGCGCCCGTCTTCGAGGGCGGCGTCATCGTCGCGACGATGGCCATCGTGGGTACGACGGTGAACGTCCCCTGCGAGGTCGACTCGCCCATGGCGGTCGCCCTGCGGGAGAGCACCGAGGCGCTGTCCCGCCACCTCGGGTCGCTCACCCCACTTGACGAGTGA
- a CDS encoding BMP family ABC transporter substrate-binding protein yields the protein MIAGVSACSLVACQSNDATAPSTPATTGASAAADGGTIPAGEPDVNGDGKVVIGVLSPGDINDKGYYQSFVDSAEAFATSKGWTVIKRGSVPVADALNAARALCQQKVDLVALGASELKDAIPASEEPVCEKTAWYVPSSDNVPQTPKIVLSSDEPRQSMLAAGYAAGLLMQERGDTKAGFVTGPEADFSVLAAKAFKAGIKSVVPNAELITTYTGDFNDSAKAKEAVQAQISQGVKLVYPYLGGATDAATELANTGKLITLTPGTDRCASTKPTFDISVLFSPGDYFNAALQQFAEGKLAMGVKRVWQLGVDPYPTVKICKGTAEQTQKLETFMNDIGSKKIDVTAEVDRLGS from the coding sequence GTGATCGCTGGCGTCTCGGCGTGCTCGCTTGTCGCCTGCCAGAGCAACGACGCCACCGCGCCGTCCACCCCGGCGACGACCGGGGCCAGCGCCGCCGCCGACGGCGGCACGATCCCGGCCGGCGAGCCGGACGTGAACGGCGACGGCAAGGTCGTCATCGGCGTGCTCAGCCCGGGTGACATCAACGACAAGGGGTACTACCAGAGCTTCGTCGACTCGGCCGAGGCGTTCGCCACGTCCAAGGGCTGGACCGTGATCAAGCGGGGCAGCGTGCCGGTCGCCGACGCGCTCAACGCGGCCCGCGCGCTCTGCCAGCAGAAGGTGGACCTGGTCGCACTCGGCGCCAGCGAGCTCAAGGACGCCATCCCGGCGTCCGAGGAGCCGGTGTGCGAGAAGACCGCCTGGTACGTGCCGTCCTCGGACAACGTGCCGCAGACCCCCAAGATCGTGCTGTCCTCGGACGAGCCGCGGCAGAGCATGCTCGCCGCCGGGTACGCCGCCGGCCTGCTCATGCAGGAGCGCGGCGACACCAAGGCCGGGTTCGTCACCGGCCCCGAGGCGGACTTCTCGGTGCTGGCGGCCAAGGCGTTCAAGGCCGGCATCAAGTCGGTCGTCCCGAACGCCGAGCTGATCACCACGTACACGGGTGACTTCAACGACTCGGCGAAGGCCAAGGAGGCCGTGCAGGCGCAGATCAGCCAGGGCGTCAAGCTCGTCTACCCGTACCTGGGCGGGGCGACCGACGCGGCGACCGAGCTCGCCAACACCGGCAAGCTGATCACGCTCACCCCCGGTACCGACCGGTGCGCGTCCACCAAGCCGACGTTCGACATCTCGGTGCTCTTCAGCCCCGGCGACTACTTCAACGCGGCGCTGCAGCAGTTCGCCGAGGGGAAGCTGGCGATGGGGGTCAAGCGGGTGTGGCAGCTTGGCGTCGACCCGTACCCGACGGTCAAAATCTGCAAGGGCACGGCGGAGCAGACGCAGAAGCTGGAGACGTTCATGAACGACATCGGCAGCAAGAAGATCGACGTGACGGCGGAAGTGGACAGGCTCGGTTCCTGA
- a CDS encoding nuclear transport factor 2 family protein, whose translation MGERVLTGTREAVLRYLDALNAHDADAVAACVTEDFVNEHTSTLGRNVTGRAAYRAALTGFLADFADLRYEVEDLLVDGERAALAYTMRCRLRGRPLRIRGVFRFRVEAGLIAHRIDYWDSGQVTRQVG comes from the coding sequence GTGGGGGAGCGGGTCCTGACGGGGACGCGCGAGGCCGTCCTGCGCTATCTCGACGCGCTCAACGCGCACGACGCGGACGCGGTCGCCGCGTGCGTGACCGAGGACTTCGTCAACGAGCACACCTCGACGCTCGGCCGGAACGTCACCGGCCGGGCGGCGTACCGGGCCGCCCTGACCGGGTTCCTGGCCGACTTCGCCGACCTGCGGTACGAGGTCGAGGACCTGCTGGTGGACGGCGAGCGCGCCGCGCTGGCGTACACGATGAGGTGCCGGCTGCGGGGCAGGCCGCTGCGGATCCGCGGCGTGTTCCGGTTCCGCGTCGAGGCGGGGCTGATCGCCCACCGGATCGACTACTGGGACAGCGGCCAGGTCACTCGTCAAGTGGGGTGA
- a CDS encoding flavin reductase family protein, protein MKTIDLAGRTPAQKQGLLSQLVVPRPIAMITTLDADGAPNVAPFSYYMPVCGEPPLVAVTVGTVREATDEPKDTWVNLRESGEFVINVTTTALAEHIEVVAREYPAGVNEAEVAGWRTIPSQVVRPPSLADSPAHMECRVREVIDRGDPASCFSGVHIVLAEVVCVTVDESILEGPNHVDPTKVHAVGRMGFPWFITASSHSLFSQERIAYADLAPNPSQLRGLSS, encoded by the coding sequence ATGAAGACCATCGACCTGGCGGGGCGCACGCCCGCACAGAAGCAGGGCCTGCTGTCGCAGCTGGTCGTGCCCCGCCCGATCGCCATGATCACCACGCTCGACGCCGACGGGGCGCCGAACGTGGCGCCGTTCAGCTACTACATGCCGGTCTGCGGTGAGCCGCCGCTCGTGGCGGTCACCGTGGGCACGGTCCGGGAGGCGACGGACGAGCCGAAGGACACCTGGGTCAACCTGCGGGAGTCCGGCGAGTTCGTCATCAACGTGACGACGACGGCTCTCGCCGAGCACATCGAGGTGGTGGCGAGGGAGTACCCGGCCGGCGTCAACGAGGCCGAGGTGGCGGGGTGGCGGACCATCCCGTCGCAGGTGGTGCGGCCGCCGTCGCTGGCCGACAGCCCGGCGCACATGGAGTGCCGGGTCCGGGAGGTGATCGACCGCGGCGACCCCGCATCGTGCTTCTCCGGCGTGCACATCGTCCTCGCCGAGGTCGTGTGCGTCACGGTCGACGAGTCCATTCTGGAGGGTCCGAACCACGTGGACCCGACCAAGGTGCACGCCGTGGGAAGGATGGGCTTTCCCTGGTTCATCACCGCGTCGTCGCACTCGTTGTTCAGCCAGGAGCGCATCGCGTACGCCGACCTGGCCCCCAACCCATCGCAACTGAGAGGACTGTCCTCGTGA
- a CDS encoding ABC transporter ATP-binding protein, translated as MLRLAGISKRYGPVVACDAVDLAVHQGEIHGLLGENGAGKSTLMKILLGLVQRDAGTILRGDEPVEIGSPQDAVALGIGMVHQHFSLIDPLTVWENVVLGDKGRVDRSLACAQVEEVAERYGLPVDPTARVDRLSAGERQRVELIKCLRRDPSVLILDEPTSVLTQAESAELFTVLRRVVRTENRAVILISHKLAEVTAATDRVTVLRRGRVVYESRTADTTAQELAKQMVGRDVSLKAEAAALGLLPVAVSPAEVTSDGVALRLRDLTVRYGGVTVLDRLSLDVGAGEIVGLYGVEGNGQATLGDLLSGLVVPDAGTVEVGGAPVDLTGAGALHKAGLGVVPEDRHRSGVVLDMSVAENLALKEDLGFFVSRRRMRAAAQRRAEEFNIVAPSMDAPVRSLSGGNQQRVVLARELSANPSVLVAAQPTHGLDVGAIEDMYVRLRKVAGSGVAVLLISTELEEVMALASRIAVISSGRIVGVLAVGEATAEKLGMLVGGVAA; from the coding sequence ATGCTGCGATTGGCCGGCATTAGCAAGCGGTACGGCCCGGTCGTCGCGTGCGACGCCGTGGATCTCGCCGTGCACCAGGGCGAGATCCACGGCCTCCTCGGGGAGAACGGGGCCGGCAAGTCCACCCTGATGAAGATCCTGCTCGGGCTGGTGCAGCGGGACGCCGGGACGATCCTGCGCGGCGACGAGCCGGTCGAGATCGGCAGCCCGCAGGACGCCGTCGCCCTCGGGATCGGCATGGTGCACCAGCACTTCAGCCTCATCGACCCGCTCACCGTCTGGGAGAACGTGGTTTTGGGTGACAAGGGGCGGGTGGATCGTTCGTTGGCGTGTGCTCAGGTCGAGGAGGTGGCCGAGCGGTACGGCCTGCCGGTCGACCCGACCGCCCGGGTGGACCGGCTGTCGGCGGGGGAGCGGCAGCGCGTCGAGCTGATCAAGTGCCTGCGCCGCGACCCGTCCGTGCTGATCCTGGACGAGCCGACGTCGGTGCTCACCCAGGCCGAGTCGGCGGAGCTCTTCACCGTGCTGCGCCGCGTGGTGCGTACGGAGAACCGCGCGGTGATCCTGATCAGCCACAAGCTGGCCGAGGTCACCGCCGCCACCGACCGGGTGACCGTGCTGCGCCGCGGCCGCGTCGTGTACGAGAGCCGGACCGCCGACACGACCGCGCAGGAGCTGGCCAAGCAGATGGTCGGCCGGGACGTCTCGCTCAAGGCCGAAGCCGCCGCGCTGGGGCTGCTGCCGGTGGCGGTCTCGCCCGCCGAGGTCACCTCGGACGGGGTGGCGCTGCGGCTGCGTGACCTCACCGTCAGGTACGGCGGGGTCACCGTCCTGGACCGGCTCAGCCTCGACGTCGGCGCGGGCGAGATCGTCGGCCTGTACGGCGTGGAGGGCAACGGCCAGGCCACCCTCGGCGACCTGCTCTCCGGGCTGGTCGTGCCGGACGCGGGGACGGTGGAGGTGGGCGGCGCGCCGGTCGACCTGACCGGGGCGGGCGCGCTGCACAAGGCCGGGCTCGGCGTCGTCCCGGAGGACCGGCACCGCTCGGGCGTCGTCCTGGACATGAGCGTCGCGGAGAACCTGGCGCTCAAGGAGGACCTCGGCTTCTTCGTCAGCCGGCGGCGGATGCGCGCCGCCGCCCAGCGCCGGGCCGAGGAGTTCAACATCGTCGCGCCGTCCATGGACGCGCCGGTGCGCAGCCTGTCCGGCGGCAACCAGCAGCGCGTCGTGCTGGCCCGGGAGCTGTCCGCCAACCCGTCGGTGCTGGTGGCCGCGCAGCCGACGCACGGGCTCGACGTCGGCGCGATCGAGGACATGTACGTCCGGCTGCGCAAGGTGGCCGGCAGCGGCGTGGCCGTACTCCTGATCTCGACTGAACTGGAGGAGGTCATGGCCCTGGCGTCCCGGATCGCGGTGATCTCGTCCGGCCGGATCGTCGGCGTCCTCGCGGTGGGCGAGGCGACGGCGGAGAAGCTGGGAATGCTGGTGGGTGGTGTCGCGGCGTGA